From Psychrobacillus sp. FSL K6-2836, a single genomic window includes:
- a CDS encoding phospho-sugar mutase, producing the protein MRYRQLFDQWNNFSELESYWKEDLQLLAKDEKKIEDAFYRDLEFGTGGMRGEIGAGTNRINTYTVRKATTGLASYIKGAGAEAMERGVVIAYDSRRYSPEFAREAANTLASNGIKAYLYMEPRTTPQLSFSVRYLHAFMGIVITASHNPPEYNGYKVYGEDGAQLNLADAEVVIQHVTDAGDALHIDQRNPDKQLVIQLDEQLDQAYMDALKTVQEKDGLASSTDLKVVFTPLHGASGKTVKRILSEIGYEHIYYVDEQMDPDGDFPTVVSPNPEEQSAFEYAIQYGEKNDADILIAVDPDGDRVGIAVKTHSKYELLTGNQTGAILIEYLMSQRKAEGNIPANGRVFKTIVTSDLGRVIAEYYGVSTEDVLTGFKFIGEKIKQYEETKEFEFLFGYEESYGYLIKDFARDKDAVQSVLGIVEAAAYYKKQGLTLLDVLSQLYERHGFYLEGLRSVTKKGVSGANAIQNLLEQVRVNRITEVAGITVLSQEDYLHSIRTFTDGREEEEIFLPKSNVIKYFLADGSWVCVRPSGTEPKIKYYFGVLSGSEAESIEKLKALQDDFLLKMNQYLEE; encoded by the coding sequence ATGCGATATAGACAACTTTTTGACCAATGGAATAACTTCTCAGAGCTTGAGTCCTATTGGAAAGAGGATCTTCAACTTCTAGCAAAGGATGAAAAAAAAATAGAAGATGCATTCTATCGCGATTTAGAATTCGGAACTGGTGGGATGCGAGGGGAAATCGGTGCTGGTACGAATCGTATAAATACGTATACTGTTCGTAAAGCGACCACTGGACTTGCTTCTTATATTAAAGGAGCTGGAGCAGAAGCGATGGAGCGTGGAGTCGTTATTGCTTATGATAGTCGCAGATATTCTCCAGAGTTTGCGCGAGAAGCAGCAAATACGCTAGCATCTAATGGTATAAAAGCTTATCTATATATGGAACCTAGAACTACACCCCAGCTTTCATTTTCAGTAAGATATTTGCATGCTTTCATGGGGATAGTCATTACTGCAAGTCATAATCCTCCTGAATATAATGGGTACAAGGTTTATGGGGAGGATGGGGCACAGTTAAATCTAGCAGACGCCGAGGTAGTTATCCAGCATGTGACTGATGCGGGAGATGCACTCCATATCGATCAAAGAAATCCAGATAAACAATTAGTAATTCAATTAGATGAACAGTTGGACCAAGCATATATGGATGCCCTAAAAACAGTTCAAGAAAAAGATGGATTAGCATCGTCCACTGATTTGAAGGTAGTATTCACACCTTTACACGGAGCATCTGGAAAAACGGTTAAAAGAATATTAAGTGAGATTGGCTACGAGCATATCTACTATGTAGATGAACAAATGGATCCAGACGGAGATTTCCCAACGGTAGTATCTCCAAATCCAGAAGAGCAAAGTGCTTTTGAATACGCTATTCAATATGGAGAAAAAAATGATGCAGATATTCTAATAGCTGTTGATCCAGATGGGGACCGAGTAGGTATTGCTGTTAAAACTCATTCTAAATATGAGCTTTTAACGGGCAATCAAACCGGAGCTATATTAATCGAATATCTGATGTCACAGCGTAAAGCGGAAGGGAATATACCTGCAAATGGGCGTGTTTTTAAAACGATAGTTACCTCGGACTTAGGGCGAGTAATAGCCGAATATTACGGAGTAAGTACAGAAGATGTATTAACCGGCTTCAAATTTATCGGTGAAAAAATCAAGCAATACGAAGAGACCAAAGAGTTTGAGTTTTTATTTGGCTATGAGGAAAGCTATGGTTATCTGATAAAAGACTTTGCACGTGATAAGGATGCGGTACAAAGCGTGCTAGGGATAGTAGAAGCTGCTGCCTATTATAAAAAACAAGGCTTGACCTTACTCGATGTATTATCTCAGTTATATGAAAGACATGGTTTTTATTTGGAAGGGCTCAGGTCTGTTACGAAAAAAGGAGTAAGTGGTGCGAATGCAATTCAAAACTTACTTGAACAGGTTCGTGTAAATAGAATTACGGAAGTTGCCGGAATTACTGTTCTTTCTCAAGAAGACTATTTGCATTCAATTCGAACATTCACGGATGGTCGAGAAGAGGAGGAAATATTCCTCCCAAAATCAAACGTTATTAAGTACTTCCTTGCAGATGGCTCATGGGTTTGTGTGAGACCAAGCGGGACAGAGCCAAAGATTAAATATTATTTTGGTGTGCTTAGTGGGTCAGAAGCAGAAAGTATAGAAAAACTAAAAGCTTTACAGGATGATTTTTTGTTGAAGATGAATCAATATTTAGAAGAATAA
- a CDS encoding GAF domain-containing sensor histidine kinase gives MLSNELSNIELLKEIAELLNEETEMEKMLQGALHKLLEGTLFETGWIFFIDEKGKQQLIAHENLPNALQQNDCKHLQKGGCWCVSRFQNGELKKASNIIECKRIVNARKMSNEDSGGITHHATVPLQSGQENFGLLNVATPNTIRFSDGELALLESVAFQIGSAIKRIFLTKQEQQVALVQERNRLARDLHDSVNQLLFSVTLTARGGIEMTEQQEIKNTFKEIQYLTQEALTEMRALIWQLRPKGLESGIIEGLKGYGDILGLSLTVKVKGVINLPAIIEETLFRIAQEALNNIRKHSGVLQAELYLTVTPTDVLLVVKDEGCGFHMKEPKRLRSIGLQSMRDRANFVGGTVDWVTEWEKGTEILVRLPY, from the coding sequence ATGCTATCAAATGAACTCTCGAACATTGAATTACTAAAAGAAATAGCAGAATTATTAAATGAAGAAACAGAAATGGAAAAAATGTTACAGGGTGCCTTGCACAAACTATTAGAGGGTACATTATTTGAAACGGGTTGGATATTTTTTATTGATGAAAAGGGGAAGCAACAGCTAATTGCACATGAAAATCTGCCAAATGCATTACAGCAAAATGACTGCAAACATTTGCAAAAAGGTGGCTGTTGGTGTGTTTCAAGATTTCAAAATGGGGAGTTAAAAAAGGCTTCAAATATTATTGAATGTAAAAGAATTGTCAACGCAAGAAAGATGAGTAATGAAGATAGCGGTGGCATTACGCACCATGCAACGGTACCGTTACAATCAGGTCAGGAAAACTTTGGTCTATTAAATGTAGCTACTCCGAATACGATTCGATTTTCAGATGGAGAGCTTGCTTTACTGGAATCGGTAGCCTTTCAAATCGGCTCAGCTATTAAGCGAATTTTCCTCACAAAGCAGGAGCAGCAAGTAGCTCTCGTACAGGAGCGTAACCGACTTGCACGAGATTTACATGACTCGGTTAACCAATTATTATTTTCAGTAACCCTAACTGCTCGCGGTGGAATAGAAATGACAGAGCAGCAGGAGATAAAAAATACATTTAAAGAAATACAATATTTAACTCAGGAAGCACTAACAGAAATGCGAGCACTCATTTGGCAGCTACGCCCTAAAGGATTGGAGTCAGGAATTATCGAAGGTCTTAAAGGATACGGAGATATTTTAGGACTTTCATTGACAGTGAAGGTAAAGGGAGTCATTAACCTGCCTGCAATTATTGAAGAAACACTATTTCGAATTGCTCAGGAAGCATTGAATAATATACGCAAGCATTCTGGTGTACTTCAAGCAGAACTATATTTAACGGTTACTCCTACAGATGTTTTATTGGTTGTGAAAGACGAGGGGTGTGGATTTCATATGAAAGAACCTAAAAGACTACGTTCAATCGGTTTACAAAGCATGAGGGATAGAGCGAATTTTGTTGGTGGAACGGTGGATTGGGTAACGGAGTGGGAAAAAGGAACAGAAATATTAGTGCGATTACCTTATTAG
- a CDS encoding response regulator transcription factor translates to MIRVLIADDHHVVRRGLMFFLKTQKDMDIVGEATNGKEAVQLTADLKPDVILMDLVMPVMDGIEATKRIKATNPEIQILMLTSFSDRDHVIPALKAGAAGYQLKDIEPDDLADAIRKLMRGENTLHPEATTQLEKEWEPVELSPHEEHPLTPREQDVLSELTKGKSNREIASSLFVTEKTVKTHISNIFAKLHVQDRTQAALYAVKHGLTEPSGQ, encoded by the coding sequence ATGATACGTGTACTAATTGCAGACGATCATCATGTAGTAAGAAGAGGGTTAATGTTTTTTCTAAAAACGCAAAAGGATATGGATATTGTAGGTGAGGCTACAAATGGGAAAGAAGCTGTGCAGCTAACAGCAGATTTGAAGCCCGATGTTATATTGATGGATTTGGTCATGCCCGTAATGGATGGCATAGAAGCAACGAAGCGCATAAAGGCTACAAATCCAGAAATCCAAATATTAATGCTCACTAGTTTTTCAGATAGAGACCATGTGATACCTGCCTTAAAAGCTGGGGCAGCCGGGTATCAACTTAAAGATATAGAGCCAGATGACCTTGCCGATGCAATTCGAAAGCTAATGCGAGGTGAAAATACATTACATCCAGAGGCGACAACCCAGTTAGAAAAAGAGTGGGAGCCAGTGGAACTAAGTCCACATGAAGAACATCCGTTAACTCCAAGGGAACAGGACGTATTATCCGAATTAACAAAAGGGAAAAGTAATAGAGAAATAGCATCATCATTGTTTGTTACTGAAAAAACAGTAAAAACGCATATTTCCAATATCTTTGCCAAGCTACATGTTCAAGACCGTACACAAGCAGCTCTTTATGCGGTAAAGCACGGATTAACAGAACCAAGTGGACAATAA
- a CDS encoding cation diffusion facilitator family transporter, with product MELYTNLREGEKGAWISISIYLLLSTLKLTIGIIGSSEALKADGLNNFTDIIASVAILIGLRISQKPPDSHHQYGHLRAETIASLVAAFIMAFIGIQVLIQAIQHLANPTQETPSFLTAIVGLVSAIIMYVVYRYNLQLGTRINSAALKAAAYDNRSDALVSIGATIGIVGSILGFPILDGITALLVGVIIIYTAYTIFHDAAYTLSDGFNVEEAESLSTIVRLVEGVDKLTDFKARMHGNLMFVDITVTVDPNLNVVNSHRITEEIEQRIMKVKPFSVILVHIEPNMDILNNE from the coding sequence GTGGAGCTATACACAAACTTACGTGAAGGGGAAAAAGGTGCCTGGATAAGTATTAGTATTTATCTACTGTTGAGTACACTTAAGCTAACCATTGGTATCATCGGATCTTCAGAGGCCTTAAAAGCAGATGGCCTAAATAATTTTACAGACATTATTGCCTCTGTCGCTATATTAATCGGACTGCGTATTTCTCAAAAACCACCCGATAGTCATCATCAATATGGACATTTACGTGCTGAAACTATTGCTTCGCTAGTAGCTGCGTTCATCATGGCTTTTATCGGAATCCAAGTACTTATTCAAGCAATTCAACATCTTGCTAACCCTACCCAGGAAACCCCTTCATTTTTGACTGCGATTGTTGGATTAGTTAGTGCCATTATTATGTACGTTGTCTATAGATATAATTTACAGCTAGGAACCCGTATAAACAGTGCTGCTTTAAAAGCTGCAGCCTATGACAATCGATCAGATGCATTAGTTAGTATCGGTGCAACTATTGGTATAGTCGGATCTATTTTAGGGTTTCCAATTTTAGATGGAATAACTGCCCTACTAGTCGGAGTAATCATTATCTATACGGCCTATACCATTTTTCATGATGCAGCCTACACATTATCTGATGGCTTCAATGTAGAGGAAGCCGAATCTTTGTCAACAATAGTAAGACTCGTCGAGGGTGTTGATAAACTAACGGATTTTAAAGCGAGAATGCATGGAAATTTGATGTTTGTCGATATTACTGTAACAGTAGATCCAAATTTAAATGTTGTGAATAGCCATCGTATTACGGAGGAAATAGAACAACGTATAATGAAGGTAAAGCCATTTTCCGTTATCCTAGTCCATATTGAACCAAATATGGACATACTGAATAATGAGTAA
- a CDS encoding hemolysin family protein: MDIAIRLTAFAVLIAFTAFFVASEFAIVKVRTTRIDQLIAEGNTKAINAKKVVSNLDEYLSACQLGITITALGLGWLGEPTIERILHPAFNYFELPESVASLLSFIIAFSLVTYIHVVVGELTPKTFAIQRSEQITLAVAKPLIIFDKLMYPVIHGMNGSARFLATKVFGLDAVSESEVAHSEEELRMILSDSFKGGEINQAEYKYVNKIFEFDDRIAKEIMVPRTEITSIDKDFTLDEVFQLIGVEQYTRYPITDGDKDHIIGLVNMKNLLTAYIKDPTNATTPVSDYMQPIIRVIENMPIADLLLKIQRERIHMAILMDEYGGTSGLVTIEDIIEEIVGDIRDEFDTDELPEVQKLEENHYIVDAKMLIENVNDLLGIDIDEEDIDTIGGWFMTKSYETVKGEKIQEQGYDFMIKEIDGHHIQYLEIIKSAPPVEELEPIIEQ; encoded by the coding sequence TTGGACATAGCCATACGATTGACAGCGTTTGCTGTCTTAATCGCATTCACTGCATTTTTCGTTGCGAGTGAGTTTGCAATTGTAAAAGTAAGAACTACAAGAATTGATCAGCTTATTGCTGAAGGGAACACTAAGGCGATAAATGCCAAAAAAGTAGTTTCCAATCTGGATGAATATCTATCTGCCTGTCAGCTTGGAATCACCATAACAGCATTAGGGTTAGGGTGGCTTGGAGAACCGACAATTGAACGGATTCTACATCCGGCATTTAATTATTTTGAGCTCCCAGAGAGTGTTGCCTCTTTACTTTCATTTATTATTGCATTCTCTCTTGTAACGTATATTCATGTAGTTGTAGGAGAGTTAACACCAAAGACTTTTGCTATTCAAAGGTCTGAACAAATTACATTAGCAGTAGCAAAACCGCTTATCATTTTTGATAAACTTATGTATCCAGTTATTCACGGTATGAATGGTTCCGCACGTTTCCTAGCAACTAAAGTATTTGGTTTAGATGCTGTTTCAGAATCAGAGGTTGCTCATTCCGAAGAAGAGCTTCGTATGATACTTTCTGATAGCTTTAAAGGCGGAGAGATCAATCAAGCCGAATACAAATACGTAAATAAAATTTTCGAATTTGATGATCGTATTGCAAAAGAAATTATGGTTCCACGAACGGAAATAACTTCTATTGATAAAGATTTTACGTTAGATGAGGTATTTCAGCTAATCGGTGTAGAACAATATACAAGATATCCAATAACTGATGGGGACAAAGATCATATTATTGGACTTGTTAATATGAAAAATCTATTAACGGCATATATAAAAGATCCTACAAATGCAACAACACCCGTAAGCGATTATATGCAACCGATTATCCGAGTTATTGAGAATATGCCAATTGCTGATTTATTACTTAAAATACAACGTGAACGAATTCATATGGCAATCTTAATGGATGAATATGGTGGTACTTCAGGACTTGTGACTATAGAAGATATTATCGAGGAAATCGTTGGCGATATTCGTGATGAATTTGATACTGATGAACTTCCAGAAGTTCAAAAGTTAGAAGAAAATCATTATATTGTTGATGCCAAGATGTTAATCGAAAATGTTAATGACCTACTAGGTATAGATATCGATGAAGAGGATATAGATACTATAGGTGGTTGGTTCATGACTAAAAGCTACGAAACCGTAAAAGGTGAAAAAATTCAAGAACAGGGCTATGATTTCATGATTAAAGAGATCGATGGACATCATATTCAATACTTAGAGATTATTAAATCTGCTCCACCAGTTGAAGAGCTAGAGCCAATAATTGAACAATAA
- the chrA gene encoding chromate efflux transporter encodes MKNKYIEILKASTKLGLTSFGGPAAHIGYFRDEYVDKRKWLDDKLYADIVALCQFLPGPASSQVGISIGLLRGGLLGGIISWIGFTLPSVILLMLFAAFISSSGSFDSGWIQGLKIVAVAVVAHALIGMQKSLAPDRIRITIAIGCAILTLLFPTAVGQIAIILIAGIFGYFYFKNASIDSAPEMKLSFGKKTGIISWILFFILLTLLPLLKPFVQSVYYAIFDTYYRVGSIVFGGGHVVLPMLQREVDVSADMFLTGYGAAQAVPGPLFTIASFLGQITAGTGGALIAVFAMFLPSFLLVIGTLPFWSIIRSKKGIQAALKGVNAAVVGILLAALYDPVFTSAVNSPMDFVIVLITFTLLVVYKLAPYKVVLISVVLGAIVHSL; translated from the coding sequence ATGAAAAATAAATATATAGAAATACTTAAAGCATCCACTAAGCTTGGTTTAACATCATTTGGGGGACCAGCTGCTCATATAGGATATTTCAGGGATGAGTATGTGGATAAAAGGAAATGGTTAGACGACAAATTGTATGCAGATATCGTTGCGTTATGTCAGTTTTTACCTGGACCAGCTTCCTCTCAAGTAGGAATCTCTATTGGATTATTAAGAGGGGGATTATTAGGAGGTATTATTTCATGGATAGGCTTTACGCTGCCATCAGTAATCCTTTTAATGTTATTTGCTGCATTCATATCGAGTTCAGGCTCTTTTGATAGTGGGTGGATCCAAGGCTTAAAAATAGTGGCAGTAGCAGTTGTTGCACATGCCTTAATCGGTATGCAAAAGTCATTAGCTCCAGATCGTATAAGAATTACGATTGCAATAGGATGCGCAATACTCACGTTACTTTTTCCAACTGCAGTTGGACAAATAGCAATTATTCTTATTGCGGGTATTTTTGGTTATTTCTATTTCAAAAATGCTTCAATTGATTCCGCTCCTGAGATGAAGCTCAGCTTTGGGAAAAAGACTGGAATAATTAGTTGGATATTGTTTTTTATATTGCTTACTTTACTGCCTTTATTAAAGCCATTTGTACAATCTGTCTATTATGCTATTTTTGACACTTATTATCGAGTGGGATCGATTGTGTTTGGTGGTGGGCATGTTGTATTACCAATGCTACAAAGGGAAGTAGATGTATCAGCAGATATGTTCCTTACTGGGTACGGAGCAGCACAGGCAGTACCTGGACCGTTATTCACAATCGCTAGTTTTTTAGGGCAAATAACTGCTGGAACTGGTGGAGCATTGATAGCAGTTTTTGCAATGTTTTTACCATCATTTTTATTGGTCATTGGAACATTGCCATTTTGGTCTATTATTCGTTCCAAAAAAGGTATTCAAGCCGCTTTAAAGGGAGTTAATGCAGCTGTTGTTGGAATTCTTCTTGCAGCACTTTATGATCCAGTATTCACGAGTGCTGTGAATAGTCCGATGGATTTTGTGATTGTATTAATAACTTTTACACTTTTAGTTGTATATAAATTAGCACCATACAAAGTAGTACTTATAAGTGTTGTGTTAGGTGCAATAGTCCATTCATTATAA
- a CDS encoding ABC transporter ATP-binding protein, whose protein sequence is MFSVLFKLKWFFKDHWKRYTVAVSLLIIASAFEVLPPWLVGEAIDSITMGEMTKESLMQYVLYFVGIIIIGYGLNFVWQYQLFGGSITIERILRSKLNLKFLNMTPTFYEKNRTGDLMARATNDLNAVATTAGFGIMTLIDSTMYMAALILAMGFIISWKLTIFAILPIPILAFIMQYLGKIIHEKYMVAQDAFGDLNDRVLESIAGVRVIRAYVQERADEKNFADMSEEVYEKNMVVERIDALFGPITKVGTGISYVVALGYGAYLVSKGEMTVGNLITFNVYLGMAIWPMFAIGELINVMQRGNASLDRVQETLDYDQDVKDPISPVQLNSVDSIGFKDVGFQYPLSQVKNLQNIRVNLQKGQTLGIVGKTGSGKTTFMKQLLKEYPIGAGQLTIGETAISAQTKDQVLEWIGYVPQDHVLFSRTIRQNILFGKEDATEDELEEAIRLAHFQQDLMNLPMGLETLVGEKGVSLSGGQKQRVSIARALIKNPEILLLDDSLSAVDAKTEAKIIENIQNERSGKTTIITTHRLSGIQHADHIIVLDEGLIVEEGSHEDLLEQNGWYKEQYDRQQLEGVSS, encoded by the coding sequence ATGTTTTCTGTTTTATTTAAATTGAAATGGTTTTTTAAAGATCATTGGAAACGTTATACAGTAGCGGTTAGTTTGTTAATAATTGCTAGTGCATTTGAGGTTTTACCACCGTGGTTAGTTGGTGAGGCAATCGATTCAATAACTATGGGGGAAATGACAAAAGAGTCATTAATGCAATATGTACTCTATTTTGTTGGAATAATTATTATAGGTTATGGACTTAACTTTGTTTGGCAATATCAATTATTTGGTGGTTCAATCACGATCGAGCGTATATTACGATCAAAGTTAAACTTAAAATTTTTGAATATGACACCTACATTTTACGAGAAAAATCGTACGGGTGATTTAATGGCCCGTGCAACAAATGATTTGAATGCTGTAGCAACTACAGCAGGATTTGGAATCATGACATTAATTGATTCAACAATGTATATGGCTGCACTTATACTTGCAATGGGCTTTATCATTTCATGGAAACTTACTATTTTTGCAATTTTACCAATACCTATTTTAGCATTTATCATGCAATATCTTGGGAAAATTATTCACGAAAAGTATATGGTTGCACAGGATGCATTTGGGGATTTAAATGACCGTGTATTAGAGTCAATTGCTGGGGTTCGCGTTATCCGCGCTTATGTGCAAGAACGAGCTGATGAAAAGAATTTTGCTGATATGAGTGAAGAAGTCTACGAAAAAAATATGGTTGTAGAACGAATTGATGCACTTTTTGGCCCTATTACTAAAGTGGGAACTGGTATTAGTTATGTAGTTGCCCTAGGTTATGGTGCTTATCTAGTATCAAAAGGTGAAATGACAGTTGGTAATTTAATCACCTTCAACGTTTACTTAGGAATGGCAATTTGGCCGATGTTTGCAATTGGAGAACTGATCAATGTAATGCAACGTGGAAATGCCTCGTTGGATCGTGTGCAAGAAACACTAGACTACGACCAGGATGTAAAAGATCCTATATCACCAGTCCAGTTAAATAGTGTGGATTCCATTGGATTTAAGGATGTTGGATTCCAATACCCATTGTCCCAAGTAAAAAATCTTCAAAATATTAGAGTGAATCTCCAAAAAGGTCAAACACTAGGGATTGTTGGCAAAACTGGTTCCGGAAAAACTACCTTTATGAAGCAATTATTAAAGGAATATCCGATTGGTGCTGGTCAGCTTACAATAGGAGAAACTGCTATTTCAGCGCAAACGAAAGATCAGGTTCTAGAATGGATTGGATATGTTCCACAGGACCATGTATTGTTTTCTAGAACGATTCGTCAAAATATTCTTTTTGGTAAAGAAGATGCGACGGAGGATGAATTAGAAGAAGCAATTCGATTAGCACATTTTCAACAGGATTTGATGAATTTACCGATGGGCTTAGAAACGTTAGTTGGGGAAAAAGGGGTCTCATTATCAGGTGGACAAAAACAGCGTGTATCGATTGCACGTGCACTTATTAAAAATCCAGAAATTTTACTGTTAGATGATTCTCTTTCTGCTGTAGATGCAAAGACAGAAGCTAAGATTATCGAAAATATACAAAATGAACGTAGTGGGAAGACAACAATTATTACGACGCATCGATTGTCGGGTATACAACATGCTGACCATATTATCGTTTTAGATGAAGGTCTTATTGTGGAAGAAGGGTCTCATGAAGACCTTCTTGAACAAAATGGTTGGTACAAAGAGCAATATGATCGCCAACAGCTTGAGGGGGTGTCGTCATGA